From the genome of Medicago truncatula cultivar Jemalong A17 chromosome 2, MtrunA17r5.0-ANR, whole genome shotgun sequence:
TGTCTTTCAGATTAGGACCTGCATTTAGACTTTAAGATTtgacaattttaaatattttatttacaaaatgatCTGTGTTCTGGAAATTATCAGAGGGGATTTTTTTCAGCAGTATCTTTTATCTTGATCCTTACTTAAATTTGTATCACTTTTGTACTTTAAAGgtgataaatatttatgaaaaaaaaaaaggagaactAGCTTTATATAAACGTCCATTTTACCTGCTAGTTTTACCCtctaagtagtttttttttttttggaggtcCTAACTAAGTAGATATCACCTCCATTTTCGAAAAGAAGTATTTTCTaacttatataattttcttattgGTTTCCGTTtcttatttaaatttcaaacaattatacaaaaaaaaaaaaaataattatctgcCAGATACCATTCTAGAATGAGTAAattcatacaatttttttttttactgaaaggTGCATTTATACAATTAAAAGTTAAATCCATATTAATGGAACTATCAttgttcttataaaaaatactatttCATCTGCCTGAGCAGTTGACTTAATAAAATTCCCAGAATATAGTACATATCCACCGATAGTTTCgcaataattttgtttcaataataaaatattgttaacAGGCTCtattgaaaattaaacaaagaaaCAGAATCACAGAGATAAACAGAAACAATACGGTCACTttgttctatatatatatatatatatatatatatatatatatatatatatatgcaatcATCTAAACCTCTTGTGCTCATAAAACCATATGATATCCTCTGGTGGGACAATggaaatcacaaaaatatttgcatattttgtCATTGccctcttctttctttttgcaTCAACCCAGTACTTAGTGACTAGCCTTAATGTTAGTACTCTTTGCATTAAGGAAGAGAGAGTGGCACTCCTTAAAATCAAAAAAGATCTCAAGGATCCTTCAAATTGCCTTTCTTCATGGGTTGGGGAAGATTGTTGTAATTGGAAGGGTATAGAATGTGACAACCAAACTGGTCATGTTCAAAAGTTTGAGCTCCGGCGTTATCTTATCTGCACCAAAACTATTAATATACTGTCATCGCCTTCCTTTGGTGGTAAGATAAATCCTTCATTGGCTGACTTGAAACACTTGAGTCACTTGGACCTAAGCTATAGTGACTTTGAAGGAGCTCCCATTCCAGAATTTATTGGTTATCTCAATATGCTCAATTACCTTGACTTGTCCAATGCAAATTTCACTGGAATGGTCCCGACTAATCTTGGcaatttatcaaatttacaCTATCTTGATATCTCTAGCCCATATTCGTCACTTTGGGCTAGAGACTTAAGCTGGCTATCTGCTCTGTCTTCGCTTCGATATCTTGACATgaattttgtaaacattacCAACTCGCCACATGAGTTGTTCCAAGTTGTGAATAAGATGTCATATTTGTTAGAATTGCATTTGGCTTCTTGCAATCTTGGCGCTCTCCCTCCATCGTCACCATTTTTAAATTCTACATCACTTTCTGTGCTTGATCTCTCTGGAAATCATTTTAATTCCTCAATACCTTCTTGGATGTTCAACATGAGCACCCTCACagatctttctctttcttcaacatcttTAACCCGTCGCATGCCTTCTATGCTTGGAAGATGGAAGCTCTGCAAGCTTCAATTTCTATACTTGTCGTATAATTCTCTTATTGCTGATATGACTGAAATGATTGAGGCAATGTCTTGTAGCAACCAAAGTCTGAAGAGTTTAGATTTAAGTCAAAATCAACTATTTGGGAATTTGCCCAATAGTTTAGGTCAgtttaaaaatttgtttagtCTTGATCTATCAAAAAACTCATGGAACACACACTCAGGTGTCTCAGGTCCTATACCAGCATCTATAGGAAACTTATCAAATTTGAATTCTCTGAGCTTGGAAGGCAACATGTTGAATGGGACAATTCCTGAAAGTATCGGTCAACTAACAGATTTGTTTTCTCTAAACTTACTTGACAATTATTGGGAAGGTATAATGacaaatattcattttcatAATCTCTCAAACCTACGTAGTTTATCTGTGTCATCTAAAAAGAATACACTTGCTTTGAAAGTGACAAATGACTGGGTTCCAGCTTTTAAGAATTTGTCTTATGTCGAAATTCGTGATTGTAAAGTTGGTCCGACCTTTCCTAATTGGCTCACAAACCAAGTCCAgttaaatgacataatcctagaAAATGCTGGAATTTCCGGTGAGATACCCCATTGGCTTTACAATATATCCTCCCGAATTGGAATTCTAGATCTTTCTCGCAACAAAATAAGCGATTATCTTCCCAAAGAAATGAATTTCACTTCCTCAAATTATCCCAGAGTTGACTTTTCTCATAACCAGTTAAAGGGCTCAATCCAAATCTGGTCTGATTTGAGTGCTCTCTACCTAAGGAACAACTCTTTGTCTGGAACATTCCCTACCAATATTGGCAAAGAGATGTCATATTTAAGGTACTTGGATCTCTCACATAACTATCTGAAAGGTAGCATTCCACTATCTTTAAATAAGATCCAAAATTTGAGTTATCTTGATCTATCCAGCAactattttacaggggaaatCCCCAAATTTTTGATGGGTATGCATAGCTTAAACATCATTGATCTATCCAACAATTGGTTGGTAGGTGGGATTCCAACTTCAATTTGCTCAATACCTTTACTCTTTATCTTAGAACTGAGTAACAATAATCTCTCTGCAGATTTGTCTTCTGCCTTCCATAATTGTATTTCGCTGGAAACTCTCTCGCTACGAAACAACAAATTTCATGGGTCCATACCAAATGAGATAAGAAAAAATGTTCCTTCCCTTTCAGAGTTACTGTTACGGAGCAATACATTAACAGGAAGCATTCCTGAAGAGTTGTGTCATCTACCTTCACTCAGTGTATTGGATCTTGCAGAAAACGACCTCTCAGGATCGATACCATCATGTTTGGGGGATATAAATGGTTTTAAAGTGCCACAAACTCCATTTGTTTATCCGGTGTATTCGGACCTCACTCAGGGATACGTACCATACACCAGACACACAGAGTTGGTCATCGGTGGGAAAGTGATTGAATACACGAAAGAAATGCCTGTGCATTCCATAATTGATTTCTCTAAGAATTATCTTTCTGGAGAGATACCAGAGAACATAACACAACTGATTCACTTGGGCGCTCTAAATTTGTCCTGGAATCAGCTTACTGGGAATATACCCAGCAAGATTGGATCACTAACAGATTTAGAATATCTTGATCTTTCACATAACAATCTTTCAGGTCCAATCCCTCCAAACATGGCTTCCATGACATTTCTGAGTCGTTTGAACTTGTCATACAACAATCTCTCTGGAAGAATTCCGTTAGCTAATCAGTTTGGAACCTTTGATGCATCAATTTATATAGGCAACCCAGAGTTGTGTGGAGATCATTTACAGAAAAATTGCTCATCATTGTTGCCTGGAAATGGAgaacaagaaataaaacatcaaGATAGTGAAGATGGGGATGATGACAAGGCTGAAAGATTTGGATTATATGCAAGCATAGCAGTCGGGTATATTACCGGCTTCTGGATTGTGTGTGGAAGCTTAATGCTAAAGAGGTCTTGGAGACATGCATATTTCAATTTTGTATATGACACAAGAGATAAACTTCTGGTTTTGATGGCAATTAATTTACCGCGTCTAAAGCGCAAGTTTGGATTGGAAAGCAACTAATACcgtaatatatttaattatttaccaTTTCTTTTGTTTGAACTTTGCAGTCgatcatcattaatatattttgcatgtGTGGATTGTTTAAATTTCTGAATATATTTGGACTGGTGACTCTTGGGTGAACATGTTTACAAGTTCAAGTTTAGCTTTTTTGtcaatatttctttttgttatcGCATGTCCTagacattgtaaaaaaaaattactagtaTAAAGGACCTTTCGTAAAGTTCTTAAATTTCTTTATAGGATAAATTGTTTGGTGTACCCCTGTTTTCTCTACTACCCTTGTACAATTTGTTTCTCTTCTAGAATACGCCTATCAGAAAATATACTTTTGAATGGTTACCGCCCAAATCAACATTACAAACCAAAAAACTATAGAAATTTATCATTGTAGATAGTTAGTATACCATATTTTACaactatttaaaaattaatgcaGTGATCTTCATTGAAGATGAAACAAAATGATTGGTGGCATTCATAAAAAAACTCAACATacaaaaagatttaaaaaactAGTTGAATTTAAATGGGGTGGGAGTACCCGAAGAACCAATGGGAATTCCTGCATCAAGGCTACTATGCATATCAGCACTATCATGCTTtgaattttcattctttatgATCACTGGGGGACAATGGAACATGAATATAAACCAACTCTGTCAAAAGAACCAGTTAAATTGCAACACCATGTTTCctttttgaataataataataataactcatTTGCACCAATCAATCACCTCCCAACACAAGAGAAGATCCAAATGGAAGTGTAGGTGAAATGTGGTCTAGGAAATCCTAGTACTTTATTCTCTACATTTTATAGAAGAAACTCTTGATTTCTTGCAGATTCTGAACTTTTTTTCGCAACACTAATATTTCTCCTTTGTTTGAGAAAACAGAGATCAAGCATATCTAATAACCTAATACCTGTCAAAAACTATACTAAAAAAGGGAGCAGACATAAAAGTAGGTAGTAATCTGAATTTGAAGGGACATTTATCGGTTTAACACTATAACCAATCTGAAGCGACTAACTCATGGCATGCTTCCTAGACTCGTAATATAGAGCCTTTAGATGTAGCATATTCAACATCTATAGCTCAACTACAAGAAAATTCTCCAAGATCTTAAATTTTCTACCATAAAACCTCGTCTTATGACCATTGGTTATAGTCGTTTAAAAAGTTTCCACGATATCAATTAATAACAAGTATTTCAAAGAATACAATGTTGACTAGAAGGGAAATATAGTTgaccttgataaaaaaaatcagcatATACATTAAATATTTGGTCAGATACATACACAATCCTAGACTAAAGAAGCAGTACATATACATGCATGTCAAGAGGGAAGACAGGGCAGGGAACAGGTACCTCCATGATCCATTGGCAAAGCACATGTTATAGGAGTCTAACTCATTTAGCTATACTCAACCCCTTTAGTCCCCGTAGAATCCGTAGACCCGTTACAGTGATTTGTAAAGCACAAGGAATGCACCAATGTCACATCCCAAACATTGCTAAGCAGGTGCTGATATAATAGTATACGATCCTAGACATTACTAAGTAAATGCTGACATACAATCGTATATGAATTCAATAGTTCAACAAGTTCTTTAAtaagtctttcaaaaaaaaaaaaagttctttaaTATGAAGATAAGGCAACAAATGTGTCAAGGAAGGCTCTTTTCCAAAATAATACTCTTAACGGTCTATGActtgatttatttaaaaatcattgATGTATCTTTCAGAAAAGGACATGCATTTAGACTTTAAGGtttgcaaattttaaatatttaatatacaaAAGGATCTGTGTTCAGGAAATTATCAGAGGGAAATTTTTTTGACATTATCTTGATCATTATTTAAATTTGTATCACTTATGGACTTCAAAGGTGATAAATATTAAAGGAAAGCTATTTTTGTCCAATAAAAATTAAGTGTTTgatagttattttttaaaagtgacTATAATATAGAATTATGTAACCATATGAAGGATTCTTCTTAGTACACAATGTAAAACTCATTACATATCCattaaactctatttttttaattggttgatTTCATCGAATTTTCTAATTGCGCAAATTTAAATTCCGGGTGAAATGGATACAACCAAAGAAGTCTGTGTTTACTTTAAACGAGATTTTGTCTGCCGGTTTCACCTAGCGGATGATTTGTTTGAGTCCATGCTCTTCCAGTTTCTAACCTTCCATACTAGGATCTGCGTCGAGGAAAGATCACAACAAAAAGTCTCATATGGTCCTAACCTTGGTGAATCTCAAGTTATATAAACAGATTGTCTGTGAACTTTgg
Proteins encoded in this window:
- the LOC11441846 gene encoding receptor-like protein EIX2, which translates into the protein MISSGGTMEITKIFAYFVIALFFLFASTQYLVTSLNVSTLCIKEERVALLKIKKDLKDPSNCLSSWVGEDCCNWKGIECDNQTGHVQKFELRRYLICTKTINILSSPSFGGKINPSLADLKHLSHLDLSYSDFEGAPIPEFIGYLNMLNYLDLSNANFTGMVPTNLGNLSNLHYLDISSPYSSLWARDLSWLSALSSLRYLDMNFVNITNSPHELFQVVNKMSYLLELHLASCNLGALPPSSPFLNSTSLSVLDLSGNHFNSSIPSWMFNMSTLTDLSLSSTSLTRRMPSMLGRWKLCKLQFLYLSYNSLIADMTEMIEAMSCSNQSLKSLDLSQNQLFGNLPNSLGQFKNLFSLDLSKNSWNTHSGVSGPIPASIGNLSNLNSLSLEGNMLNGTIPESIGQLTDLFSLNLLDNYWEGIMTNIHFHNLSNLRSLSVSSKKNTLALKVTNDWVPAFKNLSYVEIRDCKVGPTFPNWLTNQVQLNDIILENAGISGEIPHWLYNISSRIGILDLSRNKISDYLPKEMNFTSSNYPRVDFSHNQLKGSIQIWSDLSALYLRNNSLSGTFPTNIGKEMSYLRYLDLSHNYLKGSIPLSLNKIQNLSYLDLSSNYFTGEIPKFLMGMHSLNIIDLSNNWLVGGIPTSICSIPLLFILELSNNNLSADLSSAFHNCISLETLSLRNNKFHGSIPNEIRKNVPSLSELLLRSNTLTGSIPEELCHLPSLSVLDLAENDLSGSIPSCLGDINGFKVPQTPFVYPVYSDLTQGYVPYTRHTELVIGGKVIEYTKEMPVHSIIDFSKNYLSGEIPENITQLIHLGALNLSWNQLTGNIPSKIGSLTDLEYLDLSHNNLSGPIPPNMASMTFLSRLNLSYNNLSGRIPLANQFGTFDASIYIGNPELCGDHLQKNCSSLLPGNGEQEIKHQDSEDGDDDKAERFGLYASIAVGYITGFWIVCGSLMLKRSWRHAYFNFVYDTRDKLLVLMAINLPRLKRKFGLESN